A segment of the Oceanotoga teriensis genome:
AATATGATATTCAAAAAATTTCTACTTATCAAAAGGATAAAAATGGTTTAATTGTTAATATTTCTCCTTCTCCAGGAAATGAAATATTAAATGATACAATAATTTTATCTGTTGGCGTTTATGAAGGGGTGGAAAAGTGAGTTGGAAAAAAGCTGTTGTTACAAGATTTCATTCAAATATGGTTACTGCTATGGACATAGATAGTGGTGAAAGATTTGAATGTATGTTAAGAGGAAAATTTAAACAACAAAAAATAAGACCTATAGTTGGTGATTATATAGAATACTCTTCTGATAATGATAATTTAAAAGTTGAAAATATTTTACCTCAAAAGAATAGACTTTATAGACCTAATATTGCAAATGTCGATCAAGTAGTTCTTGTAACAACTCTGAAAGATCCAGAAGTTGATTTATTGATAGTAGATAAGTTTTTAATACAAGCTGAAAAAGAAAAACTTGATGTTTTAATAATAGTAAATAAAGTAGATCTTTTAAATACTGATGAGGAAAAATTTAAACTTGAAAAATTTATAAATACTTATTCTGAGATGTATGATGTTATCACTACATCTAAATTTAGTATGGAAAATATAAATTTAATAAAAGATAATTTAAAAAATAAAATTTCTACTATGGCTGGTATGTCTGGAGTTGGAAAATCTTCTTTGTTAAATATAATAAATAAAGATCTTTCATTGAAAACTGGAGAAATTTCTGATAAATTAAAAAGAGGAAAACATACTACAACTTTTACAGAACTTTTATATCTTGATTTTGGAGGATTTATAGCTGATACACCGGGTTTTGCTAATCTCGAATTGTTGGGTTTTGATACTAATTCTTTAAAAGATTTTTTTCCTGAATTTGATGTTCTTTCAGCTTATTGCGCTTTTTCAAATTGTGCTCATATAAATGAACCTGATTGTGAAATAAAAAGATGTGTAGATTCAGGAGAGATCTCAAAATCCAGATATAATAATTATTTACATATATATTCCGAAATTTCTAAAAGGAGAGATAAGAAATGGTAAAAATATACCCATCTTTACTTGCTGCTGATTTTAATAATCTTGAAAATGAAATTAGTGAAATAGAGGATATTGTTGATGGTTTACATATGGATATAATGGATGGTTCTTTTGTACCCAATATATCCTTTGGATTTCCAATTTTGAATTCTGTAAGAAAAATTTCTAATTTAAATTTTGATACTCATTTGATGATAAAAAATGCTGATTCATATATAGATGAATTTTCAAAAACGAGTAGACAATTAACCGTTCATTATGAAGCAGTTACTCATTTACATAGAACTGTAAGTAGAATTAAAGAGCTTGGTTGCGAAGCAGGTGTATCATTGAATCCACATACACCAGTTTTTTTGTTAGAGGAAATTTTACCTTATTTGGATAGAGTACTTATTATGAGTGTTAATCCGGGTTTTACAGGACAAAAATTTATAGAAAGTTCTTATAAAAAGATTAAAAAATTACATGAGATGAAATTAAAACTCAATCCAACTTTGGATATAATGGTAGATGGTGGTGTTGGTGAAAATAATATTGCAAAACTTTATAATTGTGGTGTAACTTCATTTGTTGTTGGAGCAGGTGTTTTTCATCAGGAAGATAAAAGAGCTGCTGTTTTAAATCTAAGAAAAAGAGCTGAAAATAATGATTGATAT
Coding sequences within it:
- the rsgA gene encoding ribosome small subunit-dependent GTPase A, which produces MSWKKAVVTRFHSNMVTAMDIDSGERFECMLRGKFKQQKIRPIVGDYIEYSSDNDNLKVENILPQKNRLYRPNIANVDQVVLVTTLKDPEVDLLIVDKFLIQAEKEKLDVLIIVNKVDLLNTDEEKFKLEKFINTYSEMYDVITTSKFSMENINLIKDNLKNKISTMAGMSGVGKSSLLNIINKDLSLKTGEISDKLKRGKHTTTFTELLYLDFGGFIADTPGFANLELLGFDTNSLKDFFPEFDVLSAYCAFSNCAHINEPDCEIKRCVDSGEISKSRYNNYLHIYSEISKRRDKKW
- the rpe gene encoding ribulose-phosphate 3-epimerase; its protein translation is MVKIYPSLLAADFNNLENEISEIEDIVDGLHMDIMDGSFVPNISFGFPILNSVRKISNLNFDTHLMIKNADSYIDEFSKTSRQLTVHYEAVTHLHRTVSRIKELGCEAGVSLNPHTPVFLLEEILPYLDRVLIMSVNPGFTGQKFIESSYKKIKKLHEMKLKLNPTLDIMVDGGVGENNIAKLYNCGVTSFVVGAGVFHQEDKRAAVLNLRKRAENND